The Mercenaria mercenaria strain notata chromosome 10, MADL_Memer_1, whole genome shotgun sequence genome contains a region encoding:
- the LOC123559517 gene encoding uncharacterized protein LOC123559517: MDNFSDSEEENEEVGSCYDFTKKTWRDDVTFLVEDQHLYATKAVLAMVSSVFEAMFGTNFRERDEKEVPLPGKRFEDFNEFLQCIYPTSQKKIDEENVYKVLPLADEYDVKSLIKKCKRFLSFHLVNDRLPTEEVILCHRLATRHKFQSLRKVCATRLSDVGLKEIESSAVGVSDTETLLQIHKDILKQQGETLEEMRTELVNIYMNKDLSGPELPSVSDAKGSIIKFKPNINSVDEQGNVYSNPVTLWDITFRVHMNVTGNQSEKEIKLFLNSTFPRNNRLVVCRVNAKYCLKCSARQGPQHLNYFRLPDIEFSDERQSSGLIRLSTLSYLTTEGFADNGTLDIVVYLMSKKPSVRD; encoded by the exons ATGGACAACTTTTCTGACAGTGAAGAAGAGAACGAAGAAGTGGGATCTTGCTATGATTTCACCAAGAAGACATGGCGGGATGATGTAACATTCCTTGTGGAAGACCAGCACCTTTATGCAACAAAGGCAGTGCTGGCCATGGTTTCATCCGTGTTTGAGGCTATGTTTGGGACAAACTTCAGGGAAAGAGACGAGAAAGAAGTGCCCTTGCCAG GTAAAAGGTTTGAAGACTTTAATGAGTTTCTCCAATGCATTTATCCCACATCACAGAAGAAGATAGATGAAGAAAATGTGTACAAAGTCCTTCCTTTAGCAGATGAATATGATGTGAAgtctttgataaaaaaatgtaagcGGTTCCTCAGTTTCCACCTAGTAAATGACCGACTGCCAACGGAAGAGGTGATTCTTTGTCACAGATTAGCAACTCGGCATAAATTCCAGAGCCTAAGGAAAGTGTGTGCAACACGGCTGTCAGACGTAGGACTGAAGGAAATAGAATCTTCAGCAGTTGGTGTGAGTGATACGGAGACGCTTCTACAAATACACAAGGATATTTTGAAACAGCAAGGTGAAACTTTGGAAGAGATGCGCACAGAACtggtaaatatatacatgaacaaaGATTTATCAGGGCCGGAACTGCCTTCAGTCTCGGATGCCAAAGGCTCAATCATCAAATTTAAGCCGAACATAAATTCGGTTGATGAGCAGGGGAATGTATATAGTAACCCAGTTACACTTTGGGATATCACCTTCAGGGTTCATATGAACGTGACTGGCAATCAAAGCgagaaagaaataaaattgttCTTAAATTCAACGTTTCCCCGAAATAACAGGCTCGTTGTTTGCAGAGTTAATGcgaaatattgtttgaaatgctCTGCCAGACAAGGTCCGCAGCACTTGAATTATTTTAGATTGCCAGACATTGAGTTTTCGGACGAAAGGCAGTCTTCAGGATTAATTCGTCTAAGTACACTGTCTTATCTTACTACTGAGGGTTTTGCCGATAATGGGACACTGGATATTGTTGTTTATTTGATGTCCAAAAAACCTTCTGTTAGAGATTGA